The Coregonus clupeaformis isolate EN_2021a chromosome 37, ASM2061545v1, whole genome shotgun sequence sequence TATCAATGTGTTCTCTGTTGTTATGTCTCCAGGTATACAGAGTGTGTCCACAGTGAGCCATGTGACTGTAAAGAAAGGAGGCTCCATCACCATCCCATGTCTCTATGATCAGAGATATAGAAACCATGTGAAATACTGGTGTAAGGGACGTAAGTTCTTGTATTGCTCTACTCAAATGCGTACTAAGCCTAAGAGTACATCTGATTGGTTGTCCATCTCTGATAATGTTACTACGAGTATCTTCACTTTGACCATGAATAATCTGCAACCAGTGGTCTCTGACTATTTCTGGTGTGCTGTGGAGAAATTTGGACCAGATGAAAAGACATATCTGTCTCTGTCAGTTACCACAGGTAAGATCCAAACACTACTCACCTCTCTGCTCATTAAAATACTATCTAGTGAGTTTAGTAATACCATGTATAATTGGTTTAGATTAGCAGCTGAATTTCCCCCAATAATCTGACACACACTGGCCTCATAATTGTATTCAAaacatatgtaaaatgtatgcacgcatgactgtaagttccTTAGGATAACagtatctgctaaatggtatacaGTATATTTTTATTATACTATATATGATCTAGATTTACCTTTTTAAGATGACCAAACATGTACTCAGACATACATCTTGTATGAGGATTATTTGACATTGACACAAATGTTGACCCTTCAAATCCCCTCACTGTCCAGGTACACCAGGACTCTATGTGGACCAACAACATGTGACTGGAGTTGAAGGACAGAGTGTCACTGTCAATTGTAGCTATATTAACACTGGAGATATGAGGTGGTGCAGGATGGGTGGCTCTTGTGTGAAGAAATCTGAGACTTTAGATGCAGGAGCATCAGTGAAATTAAAGCGGATTTCCACCAATGGAAAAAAAGTAATGATCGTGACTATGAGTGGACTGGACAGGGAGAATACAGGCTGGTACTGGTGTGCAGTGGGAGACCTACAGATGCCTGTTCATATCACTGTCAATCAAAAAACGATAGCACAAagtaccaccaccatcaccaccaccacctacaTCAGGAGTAAGTACAGCGCAATCCCATAACCAAGTATGATTCCCTGTTATTTATCCATTGTTGTTAGAGATTAAGGAACATTGAAAGGCCTTTTCTAAAACAAAGTGGAAATATGTTGACCACGCATTCTCTTGAGATGATCCTATCAGTCATGTTAAA is a genomic window containing:
- the LOC121553730 gene encoding polymeric immunoglobulin receptor isoform X3; protein product: MATHHLLVLDIFFFLTGLSGIQSVSTVSHVTVKKGGSITIPCLYDQRYRNHVKYWCKGRKFLYCSTQMRTKPKSTSDWLSISDNVTTSIFTLTMNNLQPVVSDYFWCAVEKFGPDEKTYLSLSVTTGTPGLYVDQQHVTGVEGQSVTVNCSYINTGDMRWCRMGGSCVKKSETLDAGASVKLKRISTNGKKVMIVTMSGLDRENTGWYWCAVGDLQMPVHITVNQKTIAQSTTTITTTTYIRNQNNGGTDEKRQERIQSLLVVLLIPLSLLGVVIAGTLVTWKMLRKHKDKKAKGQPPNTSVQSADPEQEITYSTVSHIRGATQQGLNPERHVDLYSTVIPMQHRKAQRQQDPFPDDAVTYSTLVTKNKTQPNAAEPDDVVYSTVAPHQR
- the LOC121553730 gene encoding polymeric immunoglobulin receptor isoform X1, producing MATHHLLVLDIFFFLTGLSGIQSVSTVSHVTVKKGGSITIPCLYDQRYRNHVKYWCKGRKFLYCSTQMRTKPKSTSDWLSISDNVTTSIFTLTMNNLQPVVSDYFWCAVEKFGPDEKTYLSLSVTTGTPGLYVDQQHVTGVEGQSVTVNCSYINTGDMRWCRMGGSCVKKSETLDAGASVKLKRISTNGKKVMIVTMSGLDRENTGWYWCAVGDLQMPVHITVNQKTIAQSTTTITTTTYIRTTKAPTTHQTSVTGAESNTSQPTVTPSVTDQNNGGTDEKRQERIQSLLVVLLIPLSLLGVVIAGTLVTWKMLRKHKDKKAKGQPPNTSVQSADPEQEITYSTVSHIRGATQQGLNPERHVDLYSTVIPMQHRKAQRQQDPFPDDAVTYSTLVTKNKTQPNAAEPDDVVYSTVAPHQR
- the LOC121553730 gene encoding polymeric immunoglobulin receptor isoform X2, translated to MATHHLLVLDIFFFLTGLSGIQSVSTVSHVTVKKGGSITIPCLYDQRYRNHVKYWCKGRKFLYCSTQMRTKPKSTSDWLSISDNVTTSIFTLTMNNLQPVVSDYFWCAVEKFGPDEKTYLSLSVTTGTPGLYVDQQHVTGVEGQSVTVNCSYINTGDMRWCRMGGSCVKKSETLDAGASVKLKRISTNGKKVMIVTMSGLDRENTGWYWCAVGDLQMPVHITVNQKTIAQSTTTITTTTYIRTTKAPTTHQTSVTGAESNTSQPTVTPSVTDQNNGGTDEKRQERIQSLLVVLLIPLSLLGVVIAGTLVTWKMLRKHKDKKAKGQPPNTSVQSADPEQEITYSTVSHIRGATQQGLNPERHVDLYSTVIPMQHRKAQRQDPFPDDAVTYSTLVTKNKTQPNAAEPDDVVYSTVAPHQR